Below is a genomic region from Enterobacter hormaechei subsp. xiangfangensis.
ATTGCCAGCGGACTGACGGCGATCATCAGGGTAGATTCCGCCGCCGAACGGCTGATCTCACGACGAGCCTGCGCATCCAGTACCGGCTGAACAATGTGCGCATAGAGCGTGACCACTTCCTGGTCATTCTGGGTTTCGTGGATCGCCGCATACCAGCGCTGAAGCGCCGGGTGAGAGTGATCTATCCCGGCCTGAGCCGCAAGCTTTTCACAAAAAGCACGCCCTTTTCCTGTGCCGTGACTGTGCAGCAGATCCCGCGCTTCATCGCGTTCGTGGGCACGCTGACGCAAACGCCAGAGGCGACGCCACTCGCTGACGACTGAGCCAACGCCCGCACCAACAATCAACGCCCCGGCGGCGCATCCCCCCAGCGCCACCCAGTCCTGCGTTTGCCAGGCATTGACGCCCCACTGCACGCCCTGGCCGATTACGCTCACACCAAAAAGGGCTAACCCGGCGGTCACCATCTTACGCCACAGGCTGCGTTTCGGGCGCAGTGCCGCATCAACCACCGCTTCCGCCTGCCCCTCTTCAACCATCGGCTCGTCTGCCAGCACGGGAGCAAAGTTGTCGGCCTGCGGGCCGCTGAAGGTTTGCGCCGTTTTAAACGCCTCATGCGGGGACTGCTCAAGCTGGCCGGTAAAATCAATGCGTGGTTTTAACGGTTCCGTCATCGCAATTTATCTCCAATTAAAAACTCCAGCGCGGCATCCAGACGGATATGCGGCAATGGCTGGTCAACGTTCATGCTCTGCGGACGGAAGGCTTCGAACTGAAAACCCTGGCTTTGCCAGAATGCCTGGCCCGGCAGACGCGCCGGAACTTCCCCCGGATAGACCGTGAGCGGCTCACCGTCGCTGAGACGGTTGCCCCGCAGGGCCGGAATTTTCTCGCCATTCAGGTCAATCAACCCACTCTGCGTTGCCTGTACGGACGCCAGCCCCAGACAGTCCATGCTGATCCCTTCGAAGGCCGCATTCTGCCAGGCATCCTGCACCAGCTGTTGCAGCAGGGATACCATGTTGGCGTGCTGATCGACCGTCACATGGTCAGCTTTTGTGGCGGCAAACAGCAGCTTGTCGATGACCGGCGAGAACAAACGGCGAAACAGCGTACGCTGGCCATAATGAAAGCTTTGCATCAGCTGCGTCAGCGCCAGCCGCATATCATTGAACGCCTGCGGCCCGCTGTTGAGCGGTTGCAGGCAGTCCACCAGCACGATCTGGCGGTCAAAGCGTAAAAAGTGATTTTTATAAAAGCCCTTAACCACCTTCTCACAGTAATAATTGTATCGCTCGCGGAGCATACCGGCGTTGGTGGTCTTGTCCGCCTGCGCCAGTTTCGATTCGCCGATGCTGTCAACGTCCGGCCACGGGAAAAACTGTAGCGCGGGAGCACCGGCTAAATCACCCGGCAGAACGAAGCGGCCCGGCTGAATGAAATGCAACCCCTCCTGCTTGCACTGATGCAGGTAATCCGTCCAGGCTTCGGCTATGACGGCCAGACGGTTTTCATCCGCCGGCGCCAGCGGGTCCAGCCCTTCGCAAAGCTGGCGCCATTTGGTCGACCACTCTGCCCGCTGCCCCTGCAACAAACCGGTCATCTGTCGGGACCAGTTCAGGTAATCCTGCGCCAGCATCGGTAAATCGAGCAGCCATTCTCCCGGATAATCCACAATTTCGAGATAGAGCGTGGACGTTTCTTTGAAGTGACGCATCAGGGATTCATTCGAGCGGAAACGCAGCGCAAGACGGATTTCGCTCACGCCACGCGTCGGGGTGGGCCAGGCGGGAGGTTCCCCGTATAACTGCGCCAGACCTTCATCATAGGTGAAACGGGGGATGCCAAAATCACGTTGCGGTACGCGTTTCACCCCCAGCAACCGCTCCTCGCGCACTGCGCTAAGCAGTGGCAGGCGCGCCCCTGCATGCAGGTTCAACAGCTGATTGACCATCGCCGTAATGAATGCTGTCTTACCGCTGCGGCTCAGCCCCGTCACGGCAAGACGCAAATGGCGATCAACGCCACGGTTCACCAGAGAATTGAATTCGTTTTTAAGTCGCTTCATCGCCGTCCTTCATTGCCTGGAACCCTGAAAAAAGTCACTTCAGAATACAGTAAATTGGGGCAGATCGTTGATTATCAATTCTTAATTATTGCTATTGCCGTTTTCTCTCCAGTAAGATGGGCGCAATTGCTGTCCGTCTGGAGTGAGTAAGGTGTATGTCACCCACCATCTATGATATTGCCCGCGTTGCTGGCGTTTCGAAATCAACCGTGTCGCGCGTTCTGAATAAACAAACGAATATTTCTCCTGAAGCGCGCGAAAAGGTGTTGAAGGCGATAGAAGAATTAAATTATCAACCGAATAAACTTGCCCGCGCACTCACCTCTTCTGGCTTCGACGCCATTATGGTTATTTCGACCCGTTCAACCAAAACCACCGCAGGGAATCCGTTTTTCTCTGATGTACTGCATGCCATAACGGCAAAAGCAGAAGAAGAAGGTTTTGATGTTATTTTACAAACGTCCAAAAGCAGCGAAGATGATCTGCAAAAATGCGTGGGTAAAATAAAGCAGAAGATGATCAAAGGGATCATCATGCTAAGCTCGCCGGCGAACGAGTCTTTTTTCGCGACGCTGGACGAATACGGTGTGCCCGTGGTCGTTATTGGTAAAGTGGAAGGCAATTACCAGAATATCTATTCTGTCGACACGGATAATTTCCACGACAGCGCCATATTAACCGACTCATTTATCACACATGGTCGCACTAAAATTGCCTGCCTGCATGCCCCTCTCGATTATCACGTTTCTATCGATCGCCTGGCGGGCTATAAATCGAGCCTTGAGAAGCACGGTATTGCGATTAATCCGGACTGGGTTATTGATGGCGGATATACCCATGAAAGCGCGCTTCAGGCGGCCTGTCAGCTACTCTCATCAGACAACCCGCCTGATGCGGTTTTTGCGACGGACAGCATGAAATTGCTGAGTCTTTATCGTGCCGCGGATGAGCTAAATCTGACGATCCCGGAACAGGTCGCAATGGCAGGATACAGCGACCCGATGCTATCTCTCATTTTAACCCCTGCACCAGGCGGTTTTGATATCCCCACGAGAAAGCTGGGCGAAGAGAGCTGCGATTTGTTGTTCAGGTGCATTGCGGGTAAACCTGCCCCGCATAAGGTATTGGTTGAAACGCATTTTTCAGATGCGGCTTCATTACGCTAAAAACCAGGGGCAAACGCCCCTGGTAACATCCTGTCAGAACGCGTAATTCACGCCGATCCCCGCATAGTGGAAGCGATCGTTTTCGCCTTCGTCATGGTTTTCCCATTCGTAGGCATATTCCAGCGTCATGGAAAGGCCATTCGCAAAGTCATAAGCATAGAGCAATCCCAGACGATTGAAATCATGCCCTTCACGTGTCGGATCGTCCTGCCAGTCCCAGTTTGTCCAGCGGTCAAGCCCAAGACGAGTATACGGCGTCAGGGTTGTCTGTCCTAATGAAACAGGCATATACGCACGGATTTCCTGAGTGGAGAATTCACCGTTATTACGTGAACTGTCCATATTGAAACCCCGCTCTAAATAGTAATTAACTTTTGCAGAGACGGTTTCGTTAATTGTCCAGGTAAAACCGGTTTCCGTTTCAACACGGCTGTCAGAATAACCGGTTTTTGCCAGGTCATTCGCAAACTGGTACATGGCAAACCATCCGCCAAAACGCCAGTCATCGGTTAATTTTACATCCCAGTCCGGTTGAATTTTATAGCGCTGCATATTTGCGCTGCCCGCTTTCGCGCCATCCTCATCTTTGAAATGATAGCTGTAATTACGGAAACCACCCGTCAGTCCCAGCGTGAAATCATCGGTACCAATAATACGAT
It encodes:
- a CDS encoding YcjX family protein — its product is MKRLKNEFNSLVNRGVDRHLRLAVTGLSRSGKTAFITAMVNQLLNLHAGARLPLLSAVREERLLGVKRVPQRDFGIPRFTYDEGLAQLYGEPPAWPTPTRGVSEIRLALRFRSNESLMRHFKETSTLYLEIVDYPGEWLLDLPMLAQDYLNWSRQMTGLLQGQRAEWSTKWRQLCEGLDPLAPADENRLAVIAEAWTDYLHQCKQEGLHFIQPGRFVLPGDLAGAPALQFFPWPDVDSIGESKLAQADKTTNAGMLRERYNYYCEKVVKGFYKNHFLRFDRQIVLVDCLQPLNSGPQAFNDMRLALTQLMQSFHYGQRTLFRRLFSPVIDKLLFAATKADHVTVDQHANMVSLLQQLVQDAWQNAAFEGISMDCLGLASVQATQSGLIDLNGEKIPALRGNRLSDGEPLTVYPGEVPARLPGQAFWQSQGFQFEAFRPQSMNVDQPLPHIRLDAALEFLIGDKLR
- a CDS encoding YcjF family protein; amino-acid sequence: MTEPLKPRIDFTGQLEQSPHEAFKTAQTFSGPQADNFAPVLADEPMVEEGQAEAVVDAALRPKRSLWRKMVTAGLALFGVSVIGQGVQWGVNAWQTQDWVALGGCAAGALIVGAGVGSVVSEWRRLWRLRQRAHERDEARDLLHSHGTGKGRAFCEKLAAQAGIDHSHPALQRWYAAIHETQNDQEVVTLYAHIVQPVLDAQARREISRSAAESTLMIAVSPLAMVDMAFIAWRNLRLINRIARLYGIELGYYSRLRLFKLVLLNIAFAGASELVREVGMDWMSQDLAARLSARAAQAIGAGLLTARLGIKAMEVCRPLPWIDGDKPRLGDFRRELIGQLKETLNKKPAQ
- a CDS encoding LacI family DNA-binding transcriptional regulator — protein: MSPTIYDIARVAGVSKSTVSRVLNKQTNISPEAREKVLKAIEELNYQPNKLARALTSSGFDAIMVISTRSTKTTAGNPFFSDVLHAITAKAEEEGFDVILQTSKSSEDDLQKCVGKIKQKMIKGIIMLSSPANESFFATLDEYGVPVVVIGKVEGNYQNIYSVDTDNFHDSAILTDSFITHGRTKIACLHAPLDYHVSIDRLAGYKSSLEKHGIAINPDWVIDGGYTHESALQAACQLLSSDNPPDAVFATDSMKLLSLYRAADELNLTIPEQVAMAGYSDPMLSLILTPAPGGFDIPTRKLGEESCDLLFRCIAGKPAPHKVLVETHFSDAASLR
- a CDS encoding OmpG family monomeric porin, with protein sequence MSTLLRSAALVLCAGVSCAQATESAKQWEFNIGAMYEIENVEGQADDKDGLYEPSVWFNATWDAWTISLAMYQEGPVDYSSMTRGTYFDRPEVELRYRIIGTDDFTLGLTGGFRNYSYHFKDEDGAKAGSANMQRYKIQPDWDVKLTDDWRFGGWFAMYQFANDLAKTGYSDSRVETETGFTWTINETVSAKVNYYLERGFNMDSSRNNGEFSTQEIRAYMPVSLGQTTLTPYTRLGLDRWTNWDWQDDPTREGHDFNRLGLLYAYDFANGLSMTLEYAYEWENHDEGENDRFHYAGIGVNYAF